AGGGAGTACTCAGCTAAGACCATCCGTTATGGTCTTCACGACCACCATCGTCTTCCACCTCCACGTCACCACCACAACTATTCCTAAACCTAACAAGATGATCACTTCCTTATGGTCTACAAAAAAGAGGAAGACATGAAGAGAGAAGAAGTAGAGAAAAGAAGAGAGGAGAAGACACCTGATTGGTCGTCCGCCTCCGTCGTCCCCAACACAAACCGTCACGACCACGAGCCACCACAAGGCAATGGGATGGTGTACACGAACGTGGTTCGTGACCAGCTAGACCACGGAAGCTTTCGTTCCGAGTATACCGGGCGGCCTAAGAAATTGGCCAACTTAGCGAGTTTAAGACACTCTGCGGATGTAGTGTAAGAAGGGTATGTAGTATGCACTTGCATATTAGGATTACATATTATATACGAATAAGCTTATCAATTATCAACTAAGTTTATATCATTTTAAATTATAATAAACTAAAAATGCATCTTATTTTATATACCGAAAACATAgatttaatatataattaaaatatttttaaaagttcaaatctAAGAAAAATAATCCAAATATCCAAAAAGATTTCGTTAACCTTTTTCCTTCAAGAAGATTACATCGATAATTCTCTCTcctctcctttctctctctctgcaATAACTGCAGTTCCTACTACTATTCCTAGTTGCCTTCTGATCTCTGAGACAAAAACCCatttgctctctctctctctctctctctctctctctctctctctctctctctctctctctatatatatatatatatatatatatatatatatatatatatatatatatatatatatatatatatatatgttactcATGCAAAGACTGCAACTTTTGGATCTCTCTCTAGTGTGTTCACCATGGAAGAAAGAGAGAACAAGAAATGCACAGCAAAAACAAAGAGTTTCAGAGGAAGAACACATAATAACCCTCCACACCAACACttttatcatcatcttcatcttcatccgcACTATCTTTTGCAGCATTCCAACAGAAATTTCGGTTTTCTTAATCAAAATCTGTACCACTCTCCTTcacctcctcttcttcctctgcCTCCACCTCAATACGCCATAGCTCCATCTCTACATCTACCTCTACCTCTAAATCATGCCTTTACGCCAAAACCCCATTTGCAGAAACCGCCATGGAAGCAAAATCATCATCTTCCACCTCTTGTTGCTACTTCTGATTCACATCTATCTCATCAAACAGGTAGACAAAACCctctttttgttttgttctttcggTTATATTATTTGATCTTTTTGCTAACTTTTAAGCACTTGTCTTTACATGGTTTTGGGTTTTTATCAATGCCCCCAAATGAGCTCTTgttgtttcttttcttttgaattaTTTATTTCTTATCGAACTCCGACAAGGGTTTTGATTGATTTGTCAAGCATTGGTGTAAACATGTGTTCAAGATTCCGTATTTTTTGTTTCTTGTTTTCAAGAACAGGAATTCTTGATTTTTTCAAGCTTTAATGTTTGTAAATTAGAGAATCTTTTGTTAAAACGAGACAGTATCTTATCCCTTGCATTCAGTTTTGTTGTTgaatgttgttgttttttttttgccGGATTTtaatttccaattttctttctcCATCACAACAAGCATATCATGATCACTTGACAGTATTTCTAAAAAGATTTTGGTATGAAAAACCTGAAACTTAATCAAATGTGACGCTAATGTTCTAAATATTTTTAATCTAAACAGCTCTAGAGGTGATTCCAAGAACAATTAACTCATCAATGGGAGCAAAGAAAGACGAACTGAGACCTGTAAGGGATTCAACACTACCAGAACCTCTATTAACGGTGGCAAGAAGGCCGGATTCCGGTGGCTCGGAAGGAACAATTATCTCACTTTTAGCCAATCATTTCCTTGTAAAATTCGACCCTTCACAGCTAATTTACCACTACGATGTCGACATCTCCCCGAAACCTTCAAAGGATATTGCTCGATTGATCAAACAAAAACTCGTCGAACAAAACCCCACCATTTTATCCGGTGCCAATCCTAGCTACGATGGCCGGAGAAACCTTTTTAGCCCAATCGAGTTCCAAAAAGACAGAATTGAACTCTGTATTAACATCCCAATTCCAATAGGTAATCCTTCGATTCCTCcaaattgtgaagagaatcaagaaaaATCCAAGCTTTTTAGGGTAAACATCAAGATTGTATCGAAACTCAACGGCAAAGAACTAAGCAAATACTTGAGTAAAGAAGACAACGATTCAATCCCACCTCCACAAGACTATCTCCAAGCGTTAGATGTTGTTCTTCGTGAAAACCCTTTGTCAGAATGCATCCCATTAGGACGTTCACTTTACTCGACCTCCATGGGAGGCGCTAAAGACATAGGAGGTGGCGCAATTGGACTTCGAGGTTTCTTTCAAAGTCTCCGACCAACACAACAAGGGCTTGCGCTCAATGTAGACTTAACAGTCACCGCTTTTCATGAAAGCATTGGAGTGATCCCGTATTTGCAGAAGCGTCTTTCTTTTCTGAATGACCTTTCTGAGAGAAAAACAAGAGAGTTGACGAttgaagagaagaaagaagttgAAAAGGCGATGAAGAACATAAGGGTGTTCGTTTGTCACCGTGATACTGTTCAAAGATACAAAGTTCACAGTTTGACAGATGAATCCACTGAGAATCTTTGGTTTCGAGATCGAAATGGGAATAATTTATGGGTTGTGAGCTACTTTAAAGAACAGTATAACTATGATATACAATACAGGAACTTGCCATGTTTACAGACTAGTAGAAGACGACCATGTTATCTTCCGATGGAGCTTTGTGTCGTTTGTGAAGGCCAAAAGTTTCTCGGAAAACTTTCCGATGATCAAACTGCAAAAATTCTGAAATTGGGTTGCCAAAAACCACGAGAACGAAAAGCGATCATTGATGGTGTCATGGCTGGACCCTTCGGTCCATCAAGGTAACCCTTTTCTTTCATTAATTATTCAATATTCAATTATTCATCTCTGATTCTTGTAAATGTTTTTCAAACCTTTTTCAATTTGAAAAGCAATGAAAAAGCTTCCtactttttcaaaaaataaaaaaacctttTCAAAGTGTAAGTCTACAAGCTTGACCAACTAACTTTTTCATATTTTCTATTCGTTTAGTCTCTTAGTTTAACTattacaaataaaaaaaacattattttctTTAATATAATGTAAAATAGAGATACAAAGTAGGAGATAAACTAccacaaaaaaaaactatatatatgcTATTCGTTTATTCAAATTTTATTGATTtgtatagaaaaacaaaaaaaaggacagagattgaaattggtaaaactCATAAATAGGCTTATCGAAAAAACCGTACTATTGATGAAATATGTACTAAAGAGTTTAGTATTATAAATGCTCTTATCGAGTGTTTTGAtatatctttttcaatcattgaAACAGTGGAAAGCAAGCAGGAGACTTCAATCTTCATATTTTGAAGGAGATGACAAGATTAAATGGGCGAATTCTTCGTCCTCCAAAGCTTAAACTTGGAGATGGTGGTGAAGTAAGAGATTTGACCCCTTCACGCCATGATCGCCAATGGAACTTTTCAGGTAGCCAAGTTTTTGAAGGAAGCCGAATTGGGAGATGGGCTTTAATTAGTTTCGGTGGAACCGATGAACAAAAAAGAATCATTCCCAAATTTATCGACCAATTAACTCAAAGATGTCAACAATTAGGAATCTTTCTCAACAAGAACACAGTCATAAAACCACAGTTTGAATCAATGCAAGTTCTAAACAATGTCTGTCTTCTCGAATCCAAACTCAAAAAGATCCAAAGAGCCGCGTCCGATAATTTACAACTTTTGATTTGTGTGATGGAGAAGAAACATAAAGGGTACGCGGATTTGAAGCGCATTGGAGAAACAAACATCGGGGTTATGAGCCAATGTTGTTTGTATCAAAATCTTGCGAGATTGAGTTCTCAATTCCTTGCGAATTTGGCATTGAAAATCAATGCCAAAATCGGGGGGTGTACAGTTGCACTGTACACCTCGTTACCGGCTCAGATCCCAAGGGTTCTAACCCTTGATGAGCCGGTAATGTTTCTGGGTGCGGACGTCACGCATCCGCACCCACTTGATGATTTCAGCCCCTCGGTGGCGGCGGTTGTCGGATCGGTTAATTGGCCGGCGGCAAACAAGTACGTTTCAAAAATGAGGTCGCAGACTCACCGGCAAGAAATAATTCAAGATTTGAGTTCAATGGTGGAGGAGATATTACATGATTTTGTTCGTGAGCTTTCGAAATTACCAAAAAGATTGATTTTCTTTCGTGATGGTGTTAGCGAGACACAGTTTCATAAAGTTCTTCGTGATGAATTGCAAGCGATTCGTGATGGGTGTTCACGTTTCACCGGGTACAACCCCCCGATTACATTTGTAGTGGTTCAAAAACGGCACCACACGAGGCTGTTTCCGGCAGAATCGGGCGGCGGCACCTCCCGGAATCTTTTTTCCGATGAAAACGTGCCGCCGGGTACGGTGGTGGATTCGGTTATCACCCACCcgaaagagtttgatttttatctTTGTAGTCATTGGGGTGTAAAGGGGACAAGTCGGCCTACACATTATCAtatattgtgggatgaaaacgaGTTCACTTctgatgaatttcagaaattggTTTATAATCTTTGTTTCACTTTTGTGAGGTGTACTAAACCGGTTTCATTGGTGCCACCGTGTTATTATGCACATTTGGCGGCTTATCGAGGGCGGTTGTATCTTGACCGGACCGTGGTGTCGCCGGGGTTCACGAGACGGGGCCCACCGAAGACCACCCCGCTTCCTAAAGTACGGGAGAGTGTTAAAAATCTTATGTTTTATTGTTAAAGATTGGTATAGGATATGTAGATCGACTCTTAACATATATATAACCCTTTTAGCAAGTTGGTAATTGGTAAATGTTATTAGAAATCAAATATTATGGGTTTGATTATTGTTATTGTAcgtaaaatatatgtttttagtTGTTCATGTGGATGAGATAtatgattatgttaagtgttACAGACTTACAGTTGCTAAAAAGTAAAAACGCATAAAAATGGACGAAAACATTCATTAATGGTTGTTAACAATCATAGTACTTTCGAAAGGACAAAATATCATTATGGTTGGAAagagaaataataataaaaaaaaatagataagCATCAAGACTttaattcttttttgttttttaatatgcGCATTTCGGTGTTATTTATACTAAACTATATAACTTTTGTAGTACCCTATGTTCCTTCGAGAACAAAAGTGATTTGATAAAAAATAATTAGACAGCTacttaataaaacaaaataataataaaaaaaccttGCTAACCATTTCAGAAGCTAAATAAATAATcatgttatatttttaattttaagaagatatttcattaagttaaattgtttagaaaaataaaaatacagcTCACTTTGGAAAACCAACTCTTCAAAAATATTCTATTGTAAGAGAATAGAGAACTGTAACACTATTTTGGCAtgcatgcaaaaaaaaaaaggcaGGGTGTTACAATGCCAGCCAAAATTACTCCCATACGTCATAAAAGCGGTACAAATAATTACATTTTGCTTTAAAGTATATAAAATCTCTAGAATGTATCAAAACTATCATAAAACAACTATTTAAACTGTTAAAAAACTCCGAGTCGAGAATTTACGAATTACTTTTTCAGTCACAAAAAATATTTTACTACAAAAAAATATCCTTAAGTTTAATCATGAATTATTAAAAATACTCAAATTGGTGAATATTCGTGACGATTTTATAAATTTTGTGAGCATACTAAAAATTATGACTTTTACTAAAtttattaaacaaataaaaacaaaagaaTGAGTACTTGAAGCGGTTAAGTTTTTCTTCCTTTTGAACgttaataaattttataaaagaaaaccaGAGAAAGGTACCAAATACATAAGAAAACAATAAGACAATAAGAAAATAAAGTGCGTGTTTGACACCGAATTTTTGGAAGCGTTTAAGAAtttctagcttttagcttttgataaaacgttctagtttaaacaaaaagtttcatTTGGCAATACGAgctttagcttttagttttaacaaaaggCTCCGATTCTAAAagttacttcatgtagcgtttaacaaaacgctcccgagcttttgaaatcaattttcataattacccttaaaaatatatttatttatttttaatcagtggtcattttatgtaattttacatattttaaaaaaacttCCAGCTATTTTtgtcaaacattcatataacaaataaaagctacaatTTCTTACTATCAGGTACATGCTACACGCTACTAgctacccgcttccagctaacaactacttttgccaaacacgcccaAAATATTCGAATCAGAGCAACATTAAGGTTCAAACTAAAATTGCAAAAGATAAAAAGAATAACATGGATGAAAtcaaccccaaaaccaagaaactTGAAGAAATGAAGTGAATACACCAAGAGTCATCACATGAGAAGAACCCCTTTCGTTATCAATAAGCAAACCAACTTGTAACTTGCAAAGTGTAACTAAAGATACATGAAGCTATGTGATCTCCACATGACAACACCAAACAAAATTTTGATAATCTCTCTTTAGGTACCTTAAAAATCACAAGACCAACAACAAGCACAGGACTTCAACATTTATTTACATCAATAGTAGAGTTTATCTGGACAGCAACCAACACCTAAACAAAAAAATCAATCTTTGAGATTAGGTCTTTAAAAAACAGTACATCGAGAAAAAGAATAAAATACGCACACTCCAAATAACTACCCAACAAAATATCTCCATCTCCATCTTTcctaataaataaattttttttaccacatgtcacacactcattGATTTGGTCACATgttattttgtaattatttttaattaatttttttccacatgacattttttttgtttttgttcattttattaatttccacataatatttaaatgtaataattgcaataaatagaataataaatgcatatcaatttcattaattgacttccTTCTTTcaaatttttctaaattaaagtttcattagtttcttttatttatttatctaaattatttgtttaatttaaaagaaaaaaaaataattcaattttaataattcaatattttttttatttttttcttataaattcaaacatctcaaatgtttagaatttcatatttttttttctttaaaatgaacCCATATAATACATGAGTCTTGCACCTAatcttctaataaaagaataagttTATTCTACAATTCACAAATATCATATTATTAGAACTCTTTATTGATATTAAATATCActtatcatgccacttgtcaacctattaattattcatttcaatttcaaattttaaatttccactctaattacattaaattaataattgattatccattttaaattttaaattttaattttttcattcaaattatattaaattaatattcggttcttcattttaaattttctcactctaattatattaaattattaacattagattaaaaaat
The genomic region above belongs to Lactuca sativa cultivar Salinas chromosome 4, Lsat_Salinas_v11, whole genome shotgun sequence and contains:
- the LOC111880210 gene encoding protein argonaute 7, with the translated sequence MEERENKKCTAKTKSFRGRTHNNPPHQHFYHHLHLHPHYLLQHSNRNFGFLNQNLYHSPSPPLLPLPPPQYAIAPSLHLPLPLNHAFTPKPHLQKPPWKQNHHLPPLVATSDSHLSHQTALEVIPRTINSSMGAKKDELRPVRDSTLPEPLLTVARRPDSGGSEGTIISLLANHFLVKFDPSQLIYHYDVDISPKPSKDIARLIKQKLVEQNPTILSGANPSYDGRRNLFSPIEFQKDRIELCINIPIPIGNPSIPPNCEENQEKSKLFRVNIKIVSKLNGKELSKYLSKEDNDSIPPPQDYLQALDVVLRENPLSECIPLGRSLYSTSMGGAKDIGGGAIGLRGFFQSLRPTQQGLALNVDLTVTAFHESIGVIPYLQKRLSFLNDLSERKTRELTIEEKKEVEKAMKNIRVFVCHRDTVQRYKVHSLTDESTENLWFRDRNGNNLWVVSYFKEQYNYDIQYRNLPCLQTSRRRPCYLPMELCVVCEGQKFLGKLSDDQTAKILKLGCQKPRERKAIIDGVMAGPFGPSSGKQAGDFNLHILKEMTRLNGRILRPPKLKLGDGGEVRDLTPSRHDRQWNFSGSQVFEGSRIGRWALISFGGTDEQKRIIPKFIDQLTQRCQQLGIFLNKNTVIKPQFESMQVLNNVCLLESKLKKIQRAASDNLQLLICVMEKKHKGYADLKRIGETNIGVMSQCCLYQNLARLSSQFLANLALKINAKIGGCTVALYTSLPAQIPRVLTLDEPVMFLGADVTHPHPLDDFSPSVAAVVGSVNWPAANKYVSKMRSQTHRQEIIQDLSSMVEEILHDFVRELSKLPKRLIFFRDGVSETQFHKVLRDELQAIRDGCSRFTGYNPPITFVVVQKRHHTRLFPAESGGGTSRNLFSDENVPPGTVVDSVITHPKEFDFYLCSHWGVKGTSRPTHYHILWDENEFTSDEFQKLVYNLCFTFVRCTKPVSLVPPCYYAHLAAYRGRLYLDRTVVSPGFTRRGPPKTTPLPKVRESVKNLMFYC